A region of Rhodamnia argentea isolate NSW1041297 chromosome 9, ASM2092103v1, whole genome shotgun sequence DNA encodes the following proteins:
- the LOC115736983 gene encoding non-specific lipid transfer protein GPI-anchored 7-like isoform X1, whose translation MARRHAFPMSVLAAVLAAAVIAAAFASRLASANSTTDCINKLVPCFQYLNSTAAPPASCCNPLKAQVATAIGCLCNLYNTPGLLDRYNINVTQVLGVAHGCGVNATTSVCKASAQSPTSPGVAGSAGSPGGIRVWTGVSWFLLLIWAPTMLY comes from the exons ATGGCTCGCCGCCACGCGTTCCCCATGTCGGTGCTCGCAGCGGTGCTCGCAGCGGCGGTGATCGCTGCGGCCTTCGCGAGCCGCCTCGCTTCGGCGAATTCGACGACGGACTGCATCAACAAGCTGGTGCCGTGCTTCCAGTACCTGAACTCGACCGCGGCGCCGCCGGCGAGCTGCTGCAACCCGCTCAAGGCGCAGGTGGCGACGGCGATCGGCTGCCTCTGCAACCTGTACAACACTCCGGGCTTGCTCGACAGGTACAACATCAACGTCACGCAGGTGCTCGGGGTCGCCCACGGATGCGGCGTCAATGCCACCACTAGCGTCTGCAAAG CGAGTGCTCAGTCTCCGACATCTCCAG GCGTAGCTGGGAGCGCCGGGAGCCCCGGTGGAATCAGAGTCTGGACAGGGGTTTCTTGGTTCCTCCTGCTGATTTGGGCACCAACGATGCTTTATTGA
- the LOC115736983 gene encoding non-specific lipid transfer protein GPI-anchored 7-like isoform X2 has product MARRHAFPMSVLAAVLAAAVIAAAFASRLASANSTTDCINKLVPCFQYLNSTAAPPASCCNPLKAQVATAIGCLCNLYNTPGLLDRYNINVTQVLGVAHGCGVNATTSVCKASAQSPTSPGKLRILLPLISIRV; this is encoded by the exons ATGGCTCGCCGCCACGCGTTCCCCATGTCGGTGCTCGCAGCGGTGCTCGCAGCGGCGGTGATCGCTGCGGCCTTCGCGAGCCGCCTCGCTTCGGCGAATTCGACGACGGACTGCATCAACAAGCTGGTGCCGTGCTTCCAGTACCTGAACTCGACCGCGGCGCCGCCGGCGAGCTGCTGCAACCCGCTCAAGGCGCAGGTGGCGACGGCGATCGGCTGCCTCTGCAACCTGTACAACACTCCGGGCTTGCTCGACAGGTACAACATCAACGTCACGCAGGTGCTCGGGGTCGCCCACGGATGCGGCGTCAATGCCACCACTAGCGTCTGCAAAG CGAGTGCTCAGTCTCCGACATCTCCAGGTAAACTCAGAATTTTGCTTCCTCTGATTTCAATTCGCGTCTAA
- the LOC115736982 gene encoding uncharacterized protein LOC115736982 — MAALTIGIAAIASMTTSIAGSRSFQRLRHRPRRISCVGWDPEGLFGPPQTGHIARREFRRRLEKDAEAREEFERHVRQEKERRRAVRESRDVPETPAELIEYFLDTEAQELEFEMARMRPRLNEEFFAHLEFELGQLRFSVSKTQDMEDRLIELEALQKALLEGTEAYDKMQVDLGKAKNSLTKLLTSKDVKATLLDMVEQNELNRSLLTLLDENIANAQKGNQEKIAVYMEKMRAAVLKYMTV; from the exons ATGGCCGCTCTCACGATCGGCATAGCCGCAATAGCGAGCATGACCACCTCCATAGCCGGCTCCAGAAGCTTTCAACGACTCCGTCACAGGCCGAGAAGAATCTCCTGCGTCGGATGG GATCCGGAAGGCCTTTTCGGACCGCCTCAGACCGGCCACATCGCCCGCCGCGAGTTCCGCAGGCGGCTCGAGAAGGATGCCGAGGCTCGCGAGGAGTTCGAGCGCCACGTCCGCCAGGAGAAGGAGCGTCGCCGAGCTGTCCGAGAA TCTCGGGACGTGCCGGAGACTCCGGCGGAGCTGATCGAGTACTTTCTAGACACCGAGGCTCAGGAACTCGAGTTTGAGATGGCGAGGATGAGGCCGCG GTTAAATGAAGAATTCTTTGCCCACCTAGAGTTTGAATTGGGCCAACTTCgattttctgtttcaaaaacCCAG GACATGGAAGACAGATTGATTGAGCTGGAAGCTTTGCAGAAGGCTTTGCTTGAGGGGACAG AAGCCTATGACAAAATGCAGGTTGACCTTGGAAAAGCGAAGAACAGCCTGACAAAACTTTTGACATCGAAAGATGTTAAAGCGACT TTACTAGACATGGTTGAGCAGAACGAACTGAACAGATCATTATTGACGCTTCTTGATGAAAATATAGCAAATGCTCAGAAGGGTAACCAG GAAAAAATCGCAGTTTACATGGAAAAAATGCGTGCAGCTGTTCTCAAGTACATGACAGTCTAA
- the LOC115736981 gene encoding pectinesterase inhibitor 9-like, protein MNKIRSALGSPSYILTTLDIQSATPPHLSPQTKMAKPKPSLSFFFLLFLLLSLTTTPSQSFVHSHPKPAPTSFIVSSCRATRYPALCVHCLAAYGRAIQRSDHHLAQAALIVSLARARSAASFVAKLSRARRIKLRELRAVRDCIENMGDSVDRLADSVRELGRSGRVAGQDFAWHMSNVETWASAALTDENTCMDGFGGRVMDGDLKVVVRRRVANVAQVTSNALALVNRFASRHGTVTAAGDP, encoded by the coding sequence ATGAACAAAATTCGCTCTGCTCTGGGTAGCCCATCATATATTCTTACGACCCTTGACATTCAGAGTGCCACTCCTCCCCATCTCTCGCCCCAGACAAAAATGGCGAAACCAAAAccatctctctccttcttcttcctcctcttcctcttacTCTCCCTCACCACCACCCCATCACAATCCTTCGTCCACAGCCACCCCAAACCAGCTCCCACCAGCTTCATTGTCTCCTCCTGCCGCGCCACCCGCTATCCGGCCCTCTGCGTCCACTGCCTCGCCGCCTATGGCCGTGCCATCCAACGGAGCGACCACCACCTCGCCCAGGCCGCCCTCATCGTCAGCCTCGCCCGGGCCCGCTCCGCCGCCTCCTTCGTAGCCAAGCTGTCCCGAGCTCGCCGCATCAAGCTCCGCGAGCTCCGGGCCGTGAGGGACTGCATTGAGAACATGGGCGACTCCGTGGACCGTCTCGCCGATTCGGTGAGGGAGCTCGGGCGCTCGGGTCGGGTCGCGGGCCAGGATTTCGCGTGGCACATGAGCAACGTGGAGACATGGGCGAGCGCCGCACTGACGGACGAGAACACCTGCATGGATGGGTTCGGGGGTCGGGTCATGGACGGGGACCTGAAGGTGGTGGTGAGGCGGAGGGTAGCGAATGTTGCTCAGGTGACGAGCAACGCCCTGGCTCTCGTGAACCGGTTCGCTTCCAGGCATGGGACGGTCACGGCAGCGGGAGATCCTTGA
- the LOC115736960 gene encoding elongation factor G-2, chloroplastic — MMAAESVRLAGPSTVCSFSGSQRRPAALLSPAPFLGLRRRASSLSSSGSQFLAGMRLGSGCSRPPGSQRRGRRDCSVFAMADGDGKRAVPLKDYRNIGIMAHIDAGKTTTTERILYYTGRNYKIGEVHEGTATMDWMEQEQERGITITSAATTTFWNKHRINIIDTPGHVDFTLEVERALRVLDGAICLFDSVAGVEPQSETVWRQADKYGVPRICFINKMDRLGANFFRTRDMIVTNLGAKPLVIQLPIGSEDNFQGVVDLVEMKAIIWSGEELGAKFVYDDVPADLQEMAQDYRSQMIEMIVELDDKAMENYLEGVEPDEETIKKLIRKGTISSNFVPVLCGSAFKNKGVQPLLDAVVDYLPSPLELPPMKGSDPENPEATIDRPPSDEEPFAGLAFKIMSDPFVGSLTFVRVYAGKLTAGSYALNANKGKKERIGRLLEMHANSREDVKVALAGDIVALAGLKDTITGETLCDPDAPILLERMDFPDPVIKVAIEPKTKADVDKMANGLIKLAQEDPSFHFSRDEEINQTVIEGMGELHLEIIVDRLKREFKVEANVGAPQVNYRESISKVSEVKYVHKKQSGGQGQFADITVRFEPLEPGSGYEFKSEIKGGAVPKEYIPGVMKGLEECMSNGILAGFPVVDVRAALVDGSYHDVDSSVLAFQLAARGAFREGMRKAGPKMLEPIMEVEVVTPEDHLGDVIGDLNSRRGQINSFGDKPGGLKVVDALVPLAEMFQYVSTLRGMTKGRASYTMQLAKFDVVPQHIQNQLASKGQEVAA; from the exons ATGATGGCGGCGGAGTCGGTGAGGTTGGCCGGTCCGTCCACGGTGTGCAGCTTCAGCGGCTCCCAGAGGAGGCCCGCGGCGCTTCTCTCTCCCGCTCCCTTCCTAGGCCTTCGTCGTCGCGCTTCCTCCCTCTCTTCGTCCGGCTCGCAGTTCCTCGCCGGAATGCGCTTGGGCTCCGGATGCTCGAGGCCTCCGGGCTCGCAGCGTCGGGGGCGGAGGGACTGCTCTGTTTTCGCCATGGCCGACGGAG ATGGAAAGCGTGCGGTACCCTTGAAGGACTACCGGAATATTGGAATTATGGCTCACATAGATGCGGGGAAAACTACTACAACTGAACGGATTCTATACTACACAGGAAGGAACTATAAAATTGGAGAGGTGCACGAGGGTACAGCTACAATGGATTGGATGGAACAAGAGCAGGAAAGGGGGATTACCATCACGTCTGCCGCAACCACCACATTTTGGAACAAACACAGGATTAACATCATTGATACTCCTGGCCATGTGGACTTCACCCTTGAAGTGGAGCGAGCACTCAGGGTCTTGGATGGCGCCATTTGCTTGTTTGACAGTGTGGCTGGAGTGGAGCCACAGTCCGAAACTGTGTGGAGGCAAGCTGATAAATATGGGGTACCTAGAATTTGCTTCATCAATAAAATGGACCGCCTTGGGGCTAACTTCTTTCGGACAAGGGACATGATAGTCACAAACTTGGGTGCTAAACCCCTTGTGATTCAGTTGCCAATTGGTTCAGAAGATAATTTCCAAGGGGTTGTTGATCTTGTTGAGATGAAGGCTATAATATGGTCTGGAGAAGAGCTGGGTGCAAAGTTTGTATATGATGATGTTCCGGCTGATCTGCAAGAGATGGCTCAAGATTACCGATCACAGATGATTGAAATGATAGTTGAGTTAGATGATAAAGCCATGGAGAACTACCTTGAAGGTGTCGAACCGGATGAGGAAacaattaagaaattaattaggAAAGGAACTATATCGAGCAATTTTGTCCCTGTATTATGCGGTTCAGCCTTTAAAAATAAGGGGGTTCAGCCATTGCTTGATGCTGTTGTGGATTATTTGCCTTCACCTCTTGAGCTGCCACCAATGAAGGGTTCTGATCCTGAGAACCCAGAAGCAACGATTGATAGGCCCCCCAGTGATGAGGAGCCTTTTGCTGGACTAGCCTTTAAAATCATGAGTGATCCCTTCGTGGGGTCCCTCACTTTTGTGAGAGTGTATGCAGGGAAGTTAACTGCAGGGTCATATGCACTGAATGCgaacaaaggaaagaaggagaggatTGGTAGACTTCTTGAAATGCATGCCAACAGTAGGGAAGATGTAAAAGTTGCATTGGCCGGTGATATTGTTGCTCTTGCTGGTCTAAAGGATACGATAACTGGTGAAACGCTTTGTGACCCCGATGCTCCCATACTTCTTGAGAGGATGGACTTTCCTGATCCTGTTATTAAGGTTGCTATTGAGCCTAAAACTAAAGCTGATGTAGACAAGATGGCGAATGGTCTGATCAAACTTGCTCAAGAAGATCCCTCTTTCCATTTCTCGCGTGATGAAGAGATCAACCAGACAGTGATTGAAGGAATGGGAGAATTGCATCTTGAGATTATTGTTGATCGGCTCAAGCGGGAATTTAAG GTTGAAGCTAATGTTGGGGCACCGCAAGTGAACTACAGGGAAAGCATTTCGAAGGTCTCTGAAGTAAAGTATGTGCACAAGAAACAGTCAGGTGGGCAAGGGCAATTTGCGGATATCACCGTGCGATTTGAGCCCTTGGAGCCGGGAAGTGGTTATGAGTTCAAGAGTGAGATCAAAGGAGGGGCAGTTCCTAAAGAGTATATACCTGGAGTAATGAAAGGCTTGGAAGAGTGTATGAGCAATGGAATTCTTGCAGGGTTTCCTGTTGTCGATGTGCGTGCTGCATTAGTTGATGGTTCATACCATGATGTGGATTCAAGTGTCTTGGCATTCCAGCTGGCTGCCAGAGGAGCATTCCGGGAGGGAATGAGGAAAGCCGGCCCTAAGATGCTAGAGCCTATAATGGAAGTGGAAGTTGTAACACCTGAAGACCACCTGGGTGATGTGATTGGTGATCTGAACTCGAGGAGAGGCCAGATCAACAGTTTTGGTGACAAACCTGGTGGCCTCAAG GTTGTTGATGCCCTCGTTCCGCTAGCAGAGATGTTTCAATATGTAAGTACCCTTCGCGGAATGACGAAAGGCCGTGCATCCTACACCATGCAGCTAGCCAAGTTCGACGTTGTCCCGCAGCACATCCAGAACCAACTTGCCTCAAAGGGGCAGGAAGTCGCTGCTTAA
- the LOC115736893 gene encoding hsp70-Hsp90 organizing protein 3-like, whose amino-acid sequence MADEAKAKGNAAFSSGDYHSAVRHFSDAIAIASTNHVLYSNRSAAHASLHNYSDALADAEKTVELKPDWSKGYSRLGAAYQGLGRYDDAISAYKRGLEIDPSNEALKSGLADAQAAAGSSRSRAAPPPSNPFGDVFQGQEMWAKLMADPTTRSFLQQPDFVRMMQDLQKNPSSLNLYLKDQRVMQALGVLLNVKLHTPGQDAGFEAATEAESPPANKPDKKPAKEPEPVPESEPGPMDISEEEREVKEMKAQAQKEKEAGNAAYKKKDFETAIQHYTKAIELDDEDISFLTNRAAVYLEMGRYEDCIKDCDKAVERGRELRSDYKMVARALTRKGTALVKMAKCSKDYEPAIETFQKALTEHRNPDTLKKLNEAEKAKKELEQQEYFDPKLADEEREKGNECFKEQKYPEAVKHYSESLRRNPEDARAYSNRAACYTKLGALPEGLKDAEKCIELDPTFSKGYTRKGAVQFFMKEYDKALETYQEGLKHDPNNQELLDGVRRCVEQINKASRGDLTPDELKERQGKAMQDPEIQNILTDPVMRQVLIDFQENPKAAQEHTKNPMVMNKIQKLVSAGIVQIR is encoded by the exons ATGGCCGACGAAGCCAAAGCCAAGGGCAACGCCGCCTTCTCCTCCGGCGACTACCACTCCGCCGTCCGCCACTTCTCCgacgccatcgccatcgcctcCACCAACCACGTCCTCTACTCCAACCGATCCGCCGCCCACGCCTCCCTCCACAACTACTCCGACGCCCTCGCCGACGCTGAGAAGACCGTCGAGCTCAAGCCGGACTGGTCCAAGGGCTATAGCCGCCTCGGTGCGGCTTACCAGGGGTTGGGCCGGTATGACGACGCCATCTCCGCCTACAAGAGGGGCCTCGAGATCGATCCTAGCAACGAGGCTCTCAAGTCCGGCTTGGCCGACGCGCAGGCCGCCGCGGGGTCGTCCAGGAGCCGTGCTGCTCCGCCGCCGAGCAATCCGTTCGGGGATGTTTTCCAGGGGCAGGAGATGTGGGCAAAGCTGATGGCCGATCCGACGACCAGAAGTTTCCTGCAgcaaccggactttgtgaggatgATGCAGGATTTGCAGAAGAATCCTAGCAGTCTGAATCTGTACTTGAAGGATCAGAGGGTGATGCAGGCGCTTGGAGTGCTGTTGAACGTTAAATTGCACACTCCGGGTCAGGATGCGGGCTTTGAGGCTGCGACGGAGGCTGAATCGCCGCCAGCGAATAAGCCAGACAAAAAGCCAGCCAAGGAACCGGAGCCGGTGCCAGAGTCAGAGCCAGGGCCGATGGATATAAGTGAGGAGGAGCGAGAAGTAAAGGAGATGAAGGCTCAGGCTCAGAAGGAGAAGGAGGCCGGTAATGCAGCTTATAAGAAGAAGGATTTCGAGACTGCAATTCAGCACTACACCAAGGCTATCGAGCTTGATGATGAGGATATTTCTTTTCTCACGAACAGAGCTGCTGTGTATTTGGAGATGGGAAGG TATGAGGATTGCATCAAAGATTGTGATAAGGCTGTTGAAAGGGGAAGAGAACTCAGATCAGACTACAAGATGGTAGCTAGAGCCTTGACAAGGAAGGGAACTGCACTTGTAAAGATGGCGAAATGCTCAAAGGACTATGAGCCTGCTATTGAGACCTTCCAAAAGGCTCTTACAGAGCATCGTAACCCAGACACATTGAAGAAACTAAACGAGGCTGAGAAAGCAAAGAAGGAACTGGAACAGCAGGAATACTTCGATCCTAAATTGGCTGATGAGGAGCGTGAGAAAG GAAATGAATGTTTCAAAGAGCAGAAATATCCTGAGGCTGTGAAGCATTACTCGGAATCATTGAGAAGGAACCCTGAAGATGCGAGG GCATATAGTAATAGAGCAGCATGCTACACGAAACTTGGGGCCCTGCCCGAGGGTCTGAAGGATGCTGAGAAATGCATTGAGCTTGATCCAACTTTCTCCAAGGGTTACACACGAAAAGGTGCCGTTCAGTTCTTCATGAAGGAATATGATAAAGCTTTGGAAACATATCAGGAGGGGTTGAAGCATGATCCAAACAACCAGGAATTGCTCGACGGTGTACGAAG ATGCGTAGAACAAATTAACAAGGCAAGTCGTGGTGATTTGACTCCAGATGAGTTGAAGGAGAGACAG GGCAAGGCAATGCAGGATCCAGAGATTCAGAACATTCTCACGGATCCTGTAATGAGACAG GTGTTGATAGACTTCCAGGAGAACCCGAAGGCTGCGCAAGAGCACACAAAGAACCCAATGGTGATGAACAAGATCCAGAAGCTGGTCAGCGCAGGAATAGTCCAGATCAGATGA